In the Vibrio gigantis genome, one interval contains:
- a CDS encoding TonB-dependent receptor plug domain-containing protein: MHPFNKTLLAATIASLCSVSSVYAETEKPSEAEAKLTVNVTDTRDDELSTKQTLDADDIKDTPSSNGNLTDYLKDNPNVRFAGGDLDGLQGGEIKPSSISINGADPEQTAYLLDGISINNDIDPTGQVFDGSMAVNPNKSSEQAYYFDANLLGGITTYTSDVPAKFGGFTGGAVNAEARQYSGENRVKLRYRGTQSDWASVHIDDNVKAATEATEPTGSEATYQPEYKKNFFSVMAEQAITDNIGMVLGFSRRDSDIKQTRLLNPTGKRDVEEHTRRSDNFLANFNWVPDTNRSLEFGLRLSDYSEGKYYATNTEGDVADTHLAYGSTIKWTQRLGSGLFSATAAYDKFKDDRDSSSNEANVYIEFDPSFEYYEGGYGDSDMTQQNINLMLTYDFDRVEFGSTSHMFSMGADYRKTDYEFNRDSDVTVNTTMTWGGAEFGKTVDILNAGSVDTDHQNYTAYFEDQIQIGNLTLRPGIRVDRDDFLENTNVAYRFASSLQVARDTNVSFGMNRYYGRSFGSMKLAGEILELNNDTTRDFASIENLKTPHSDEISLGITQNVSNFVLSAHYVGRKYEDRIKVKEIGGVVTYRNSESYNVDVYTIQASNIKPWVLGPTYWTTTLAADWTTTDASNLGTGYNDSELIYLDGKLMTRAEAQEQVNSNGEEWVVRLGLDMAVPNYNITWSNKVYIKAPVKDAEYSTDATDGKEMYYTYDHGTHTQWDTRIRYQPSFYGTHSAYIQVDVLNVLDDVRQKGIFSSASNATYSPGREFWLELGYEF, encoded by the coding sequence ATGCACCCTTTTAATAAAACTCTTCTTGCAGCGACTATTGCGTCGCTCTGTTCTGTGTCTAGCGTTTACGCAGAAACAGAAAAACCATCTGAGGCTGAAGCCAAACTTACAGTAAATGTCACCGACACGAGAGACGATGAGCTGTCAACGAAGCAAACCCTAGATGCAGATGACATCAAAGACACACCTTCTTCAAACGGAAACTTGACCGACTACCTAAAAGACAACCCGAATGTACGATTTGCTGGTGGTGATTTAGATGGTCTGCAAGGAGGCGAAATTAAGCCAAGCTCGATATCTATTAATGGTGCAGACCCTGAGCAAACAGCGTACCTTCTTGACGGGATTAGCATTAATAATGACATTGATCCAACGGGGCAAGTTTTTGATGGCTCTATGGCGGTGAACCCAAATAAGAGTTCAGAGCAAGCTTACTACTTTGATGCTAACCTTCTGGGCGGTATCACTACGTATACAAGTGACGTTCCTGCGAAGTTTGGTGGCTTTACTGGCGGTGCTGTTAATGCTGAAGCGCGCCAGTATAGTGGCGAAAACCGTGTGAAGTTACGGTATCGTGGCACACAATCGGATTGGGCTTCAGTTCATATAGATGACAATGTTAAGGCAGCAACGGAAGCTACAGAGCCGACAGGTTCTGAGGCAACTTATCAACCGGAATACAAAAAGAATTTCTTTAGCGTAATGGCAGAGCAAGCTATTACTGACAACATTGGTATGGTGCTTGGTTTTAGTCGAAGAGATTCAGACATCAAGCAGACTCGTTTACTCAATCCGACAGGGAAACGAGATGTTGAGGAGCATACCCGTCGTTCTGATAACTTTCTCGCTAATTTTAATTGGGTTCCTGACACAAATCGCTCGCTAGAGTTCGGTCTGCGTTTGTCTGACTACAGCGAAGGCAAATACTATGCAACGAATACAGAAGGTGATGTTGCAGATACCCACCTTGCTTATGGTTCTACTATTAAGTGGACTCAAAGATTAGGTTCTGGTTTATTTTCTGCAACAGCAGCGTACGACAAGTTTAAAGATGATCGCGACTCTTCTTCGAATGAAGCTAACGTTTATATTGAGTTTGATCCGTCATTCGAATATTACGAAGGCGGATATGGTGACAGTGACATGACGCAGCAAAACATCAATCTGATGCTAACGTATGACTTTGATCGTGTTGAATTTGGTTCAACGTCTCATATGTTCTCTATGGGTGCAGACTATCGTAAAACAGATTACGAGTTTAATCGTGATAGCGATGTGACGGTTAACACGACTATGACTTGGGGTGGAGCTGAGTTCGGAAAAACTGTGGACATCTTAAATGCGGGAAGTGTAGACACTGATCATCAAAATTACACAGCCTATTTCGAAGACCAAATTCAAATTGGTAATCTAACACTAAGACCTGGTATTCGTGTCGATCGAGATGATTTCCTCGAAAACACTAATGTTGCGTATCGTTTCGCTTCGTCATTGCAAGTCGCTCGTGACACAAACGTAAGCTTTGGCATGAACCGCTATTATGGCCGCTCTTTCGGCTCCATGAAACTAGCGGGTGAAATATTGGAGCTAAATAACGATACCACCCGTGATTTCGCATCAATTGAAAATTTGAAAACACCTCATTCTGATGAAATCTCATTAGGAATTACTCAAAACGTATCGAACTTTGTCCTTTCTGCTCACTATGTAGGTCGTAAATACGAGGACAGAATTAAAGTCAAGGAGATAGGAGGCGTCGTTACTTACAGAAATTCAGAAAGTTACAACGTCGATGTTTATACCATTCAGGCATCAAACATTAAACCATGGGTGTTAGGCCCAACATACTGGACAACAACACTTGCGGCTGATTGGACGACAACGGATGCCTCTAACTTAGGCACTGGGTATAACGACAGTGAACTTATTTACCTTGATGGAAAACTGATGACCCGTGCAGAAGCGCAGGAACAAGTAAATAGCAACGGTGAAGAGTGGGTAGTGCGTCTTGGCCTTGATATGGCAGTACCTAACTACAACATCACGTGGTCAAACAAAGTTTACATCAAAGCACCAGTAAAAGACGCTGAATATTCAACAGATGCGACTGATGGTAAAGAGATGTATTACACCTATGACCATGGTACGCATACTCAGTGGGATACACGTATTCGCTACCAACCTAGTTTCTATGGTACTCACTCTGCTTACATACAGGTTGATGTTCTGAATGTTCTAGATGATGTACGCCAAAAAGGTATTTTCAGCTCAGCTAGTAACGCAACTTACTCCCCAGGTCGTGAGTTCTGGCTTGAGCTAGGCTACGAATTCTAA
- a CDS encoding ExbD/TolR family protein, translating to MKIKPFTDREDSPQVDLTPLIDVVFILLIFFILSANFQKESTLSVDRPSASSSTLTPQSETLTVSVDRDKNIWFNGQTLNLSQLQFQVKAHITEKQTTNAIVNADRSLDTGTLISVIDTLRLSGLTNVAIATQDQ from the coding sequence ATGAAAATTAAACCCTTCACTGACAGAGAAGATTCACCTCAAGTTGACCTAACACCATTGATTGACGTGGTGTTTATCCTTCTGATCTTTTTCATCTTATCGGCCAACTTTCAAAAAGAGTCGACCTTAAGCGTTGATCGGCCTAGCGCATCCAGTTCGACTCTCACACCACAATCGGAAACTCTAACTGTGAGTGTCGATCGTGACAAAAACATCTGGTTTAACGGGCAGACCTTAAACCTTAGTCAACTTCAATTCCAAGTTAAGGCTCATATCACTGAAAAACAGACTACTAATGCCATCGTCAATGCCGACCGCTCTTTAGACACCGGCACTCTTATTTCGGTTATCGATACACTACGTTTATCAGGGCTTACCAATGTTGCTATCGCTACCCAAGACCAGTAA
- a CDS encoding energy transducer TonB, with protein MGINLILVLVLHLLVSTPTLKRDSSAYPIYVQTITSQKKPQEPETIKPIVATSAPNSAPSRPALVNFEIPDMESLVILPEVTFKPSDELDVHLNFDFSFSGEGLQQGSQFHSQVVMAKPTYQIPPKYPAKAKRNDIEGHITFSLLINQQGEAVQHKVVEESPPGVFLRSSLRSVMRWKFVPPQSGEQWQQVTVNYNLED; from the coding sequence GTGGGCATCAATCTAATCTTGGTTTTGGTGCTTCACCTGCTTGTTTCAACGCCAACGTTGAAGCGAGATAGCTCTGCCTATCCGATATACGTTCAAACCATTACTTCTCAGAAAAAGCCACAAGAGCCAGAAACGATAAAGCCTATCGTTGCAACCAGCGCCCCCAATTCTGCGCCGAGTCGCCCTGCCTTAGTTAACTTTGAGATACCCGATATGGAGAGCTTAGTGATCCTGCCGGAGGTTACCTTTAAACCAAGCGATGAGTTAGATGTTCATCTCAACTTTGATTTTTCATTTTCGGGCGAAGGTTTACAACAAGGGAGTCAGTTCCACTCTCAAGTCGTAATGGCAAAGCCGACTTACCAAATTCCGCCCAAATACCCGGCCAAAGCGAAACGTAATGACATTGAAGGACATATTACCTTTTCATTGCTGATCAACCAGCAAGGTGAGGCTGTGCAACATAAGGTTGTAGAAGAGTCACCTCCCGGGGTGTTCTTGCGTTCTTCGCTACGTTCCGTCATGCGCTGGAAATTTGTGCCGCCCCAATCGGGCGAGCAATGGCAACAAGTCACTGTAAACTACAATTTGGAAGATTAA
- a CDS encoding MotA/TolQ/ExbB proton channel family protein, with protein sequence MLEQILNARLPMDHPIMWAIGLVSLVMWGLIVQCYFRFNSLKQLDLASQIHRVSSQYSSITTIEIKHLQQGWISQINQHLNLGLNEIRLCVRILPMLGLLGTVDGMMECFEQLNNEDVLNAVSSGISQAMLTTLAGLLAAISGMYLAYNLKRQQQKLLELCIKQWKIDEN encoded by the coding sequence ATGCTAGAACAAATCTTAAATGCACGCTTACCTATGGACCACCCCATTATGTGGGCTATTGGTTTGGTGTCTTTGGTCATGTGGGGGCTAATCGTCCAGTGCTATTTTCGTTTTAACAGTCTGAAGCAGCTGGACTTAGCCTCGCAAATTCACCGCGTGAGTAGTCAATACTCAAGCATCACCACCATTGAGATAAAGCACCTTCAACAAGGTTGGATTAGCCAAATTAATCAGCACCTGAATCTAGGGTTAAACGAAATCAGGCTCTGTGTTCGCATTCTTCCCATGCTTGGTTTACTGGGTACAGTCGATGGCATGATGGAGTGTTTTGAACAGCTAAACAATGAAGATGTATTGAACGCCGTTTCTAGTGGTATCAGCCAAGCCATGTTGACCACTCTGGCTGGCTTACTCGCCGCCATATCTGGCATGTACTTAGCCTATAACCTAAAACGACAACAACAAAAGCTATTAGAACTCTGTATCAAACAATGGAAAATCGATGAAAATTAA
- a CDS encoding ABC transporter ATP-binding protein/permease has product MSYPSPLSLKDKSFLSQVWSLAHPYWRSDEKRIAWLLLGLVVGLNYLIVEVAVLYSNWNRDFFNLMQNEEWNNFWNMLGQFVLIMMVYTVIDLAEEYLRRTLRIRWRRWLTHIFLKKWLGGKRLYRHQLSYPASDNPDQRISQDVKDFCDKTLFMGLGLLRTVTSLFSFVVILWNLSGSLTFEFAGSEWVIPGYMVWVAIVYSVIGTWLTHKIAKRLVPLNFEQEKSEADFRFHLMRVREHAESIALQRGESAENHRIQSLFGKVWDNWQQLTGMKLKYGAFTSGYNEVARIFPYLVASPRLMSGALQLGDMMQTATGFYRVQEAFSWFVDSYESLADWRAVTDRLITFHTQLEALPAANVMPRSNQPEWRDLNLYSPEQQPLLAEQSGNISQSITIKGVSGGGKSTFIRSLAGLWPYQSGEVSMPDDRECMFIPQKPYLPNASLRDILLYPNGESISDSDLVGALTLAGVSKFGDKLDFKSNWQQSVSGGELQKIMLARSLVQKPQWLFLDEAMSALDPESYRSIREIMAQQLPDTHVVEVSHRETHEEEQNQIILCTQTQSFKYS; this is encoded by the coding sequence ATGTCTTACCCATCCCCTTTGTCTCTTAAAGACAAATCTTTCCTTTCACAAGTATGGTCGCTAGCACACCCATACTGGCGCAGCGACGAGAAGCGTATCGCTTGGCTGCTTTTAGGGCTTGTTGTCGGATTAAACTATTTAATTGTTGAAGTAGCGGTTCTTTACAGCAACTGGAACCGCGATTTCTTCAATCTAATGCAAAATGAAGAGTGGAATAACTTCTGGAATATGCTCGGTCAGTTTGTGTTGATCATGATGGTCTACACAGTGATTGATTTGGCAGAGGAATATCTGAGAAGGACGCTTCGTATCCGCTGGCGCCGTTGGCTTACCCATATTTTTTTAAAGAAGTGGTTGGGTGGTAAACGTTTGTACCGTCATCAACTTAGTTATCCTGCTAGTGATAACCCAGATCAACGTATCTCGCAGGATGTGAAAGATTTCTGCGATAAGACACTATTTATGGGGCTAGGTTTGCTTCGTACTGTCACCAGTTTATTTTCATTTGTGGTGATTCTTTGGAACCTATCAGGCAGCCTTACTTTCGAGTTTGCGGGCAGTGAATGGGTGATTCCGGGTTACATGGTATGGGTGGCCATCGTCTACTCGGTGATTGGTACATGGCTCACGCATAAAATTGCTAAACGCTTAGTGCCATTGAACTTTGAGCAAGAGAAAAGTGAAGCCGACTTCCGTTTCCATTTAATGCGTGTACGTGAGCATGCCGAGTCTATAGCACTGCAGCGCGGAGAATCAGCAGAAAACCATCGAATACAAAGTCTCTTCGGCAAGGTTTGGGATAACTGGCAGCAACTCACAGGTATGAAGTTAAAGTACGGTGCATTTACCAGCGGCTATAACGAAGTCGCTCGTATTTTCCCATACTTGGTGGCATCGCCACGATTAATGAGTGGCGCGTTGCAGCTTGGCGACATGATGCAAACTGCGACCGGTTTTTATCGTGTTCAAGAAGCCTTCAGCTGGTTCGTCGATTCTTATGAGTCACTTGCTGATTGGCGTGCCGTGACTGACCGTTTGATCACGTTTCACACACAGTTAGAGGCGTTGCCTGCAGCGAATGTTATGCCGCGTTCGAACCAACCTGAGTGGCGCGATCTCAATTTGTATTCACCGGAACAGCAGCCACTACTTGCAGAACAAAGCGGAAACATCTCTCAAAGTATTACCATCAAAGGCGTATCTGGTGGAGGTAAGAGTACCTTCATTCGTTCTTTGGCAGGGTTGTGGCCCTATCAAAGTGGTGAAGTCAGTATGCCAGATGACCGCGAGTGTATGTTCATTCCTCAGAAGCCGTATTTGCCGAATGCGAGTTTACGCGACATCTTGTTGTATCCAAACGGTGAATCTATATCTGATTCCGACTTAGTGGGCGCATTAACGCTTGCTGGAGTGAGTAAGTTTGGTGACAAGCTAGATTTCAAGAGTAACTGGCAGCAGAGTGTGTCGGGTGGTGAGCTGCAAAAAATCATGTTGGCTCGTAGCTTGGTTCAAAAGCCGCAATGGTTGTTCTTAGATGAAGCAATGTCGGCATTGGATCCTGAGAGCTACCGCTCGATCAGAGAGATCATGGCGCAACAACTTCCAGATACGCATGTTGTGGAGGTTTCACACCGAGAAACACATGAAGAAGAACAAAACCAGATCATTTTATGTACTCAAACACAGTCATTTAAATATTCATGA
- a CDS encoding DUF3450 domain-containing protein — protein sequence MIQFRFTLLAICSLCLQNNAFAESITNQKIKEQVRHIESSSSIQKRIESIDDQIQLRRETARALDHEIRLQSRYQEQLTNQLIQLQNVIDGLDVEMDNIRQTKVNLYPLLEQMTETLRELVLSDLPFDKQARLKRINQLNNNLIDPQLSDAEKLERILIAYQTEIQFGTEVKTWFGRLTADQEVQYLRVGRLGYYYLSLDASLAGVWRPKQQLWATLSSEQTEQVIQAITALNSGNTYPLLTLPKAQ from the coding sequence ATGATTCAATTCCGTTTTACACTTTTAGCGATATGCTCATTATGTCTGCAAAATAACGCATTTGCAGAATCAATCACTAACCAGAAAATCAAAGAACAGGTACGCCATATTGAGTCATCATCTTCTATACAAAAGCGTATTGAATCGATCGACGACCAAATTCAGTTACGACGTGAAACAGCAAGAGCCCTAGATCATGAAATAAGGTTACAAAGCCGCTATCAAGAGCAACTTACTAATCAACTGATTCAACTACAGAACGTGATTGATGGGCTAGATGTTGAGATGGATAACATCCGACAAACTAAGGTCAACTTATACCCACTACTAGAGCAAATGACTGAGACATTGAGAGAACTTGTATTGTCAGACCTCCCTTTCGATAAACAAGCGCGACTAAAACGAATCAACCAATTAAACAACAACTTGATCGATCCTCAACTGAGCGATGCTGAAAAGCTCGAACGAATCTTGATTGCCTATCAAACGGAAATCCAATTCGGCACTGAAGTAAAAACTTGGTTTGGCAGGTTAACAGCTGATCAAGAAGTTCAGTATTTAAGGGTTGGACGTTTGGGTTACTACTACCTATCACTTGATGCATCACTGGCTGGAGTGTGGCGTCCGAAACAACAGTTGTGGGCAACACTTTCAAGCGAACAAACCGAACAGGTCATCCAAGCTATCACTGCACTGAATAGCGGCAATACTTACCCGCTGCTCACACTTCCAAAGGCGCAATAA
- a CDS encoding MotA/TolQ/ExbB proton channel family protein gives MKNLRANSSTSMMNNSHWRSHCSVMLMVSLATIFNASQSHASEEPAHTPVSASENSVQPVNSDSLQSIFERVEKASQADIQRYQELKVRKKEQLTETNAQVAVQQTKLQALNNRNAQLEEQILQLQQKLQDKQKQVKAAKADIVEVINLTSAQQRNFLSNNRPLATWAKVKEPQPVDENDFSIATIHQLWIAMIQQISASSEPRELVGEVLLPNGEIKQASIQQVGAFSQFAEGYGWLSFDGARQLWIQLFPQPQLAHSNERWLIDPAFGFGFVTNAKQPKWYEAYLPAGIIGLLIALLAVIGFSIGLARLFSVTIEKKAVKHQALKLSELSEQNMLGRVLLQLKGCTTDQQMEDVVDANISREMPWLNKGIGTLAVLAAIAPLMGLLGTVGGMIETFSVITSQGVTDGELLSGGIAEALLTTKLGLLVAIPLLILHCLVKTQAQQLSEILEHQVTSLVVDIRHGKQA, from the coding sequence ATGAAAAATCTAAGAGCTAACAGCAGCACTTCCATGATGAATAACAGCCATTGGAGATCCCATTGCAGCGTGATGTTGATGGTCAGCCTAGCGACAATATTCAACGCTAGCCAATCCCATGCTTCAGAAGAACCGGCTCATACACCTGTTTCGGCAAGTGAAAATTCTGTGCAACCAGTAAACAGTGATTCACTGCAATCCATTTTTGAACGTGTTGAGAAAGCTAGCCAAGCCGATATTCAGCGCTACCAAGAGCTTAAGGTTCGCAAGAAAGAACAACTCACTGAAACTAATGCGCAAGTCGCCGTACAGCAAACTAAACTGCAAGCACTCAACAATCGCAATGCTCAATTAGAGGAACAAATTCTTCAGTTACAGCAAAAGCTGCAGGATAAACAGAAACAGGTGAAAGCGGCTAAAGCTGACATTGTTGAGGTCATTAATCTCACTTCCGCTCAACAGAGAAATTTCCTCTCAAACAATCGGCCTTTAGCAACTTGGGCAAAAGTGAAAGAACCACAACCCGTCGATGAAAATGACTTCAGTATCGCAACCATCCATCAACTCTGGATAGCGATGATTCAACAAATCTCGGCATCGAGTGAACCAAGAGAGCTCGTGGGCGAGGTATTGCTGCCAAATGGCGAGATCAAACAAGCTTCAATTCAACAAGTTGGGGCATTTAGCCAGTTCGCTGAAGGCTATGGTTGGCTTAGTTTTGATGGTGCTCGTCAACTGTGGATTCAGCTCTTCCCACAACCTCAATTAGCTCATAGCAACGAGAGATGGTTGATCGATCCGGCCTTTGGTTTTGGGTTCGTAACTAACGCCAAACAACCTAAATGGTATGAAGCTTACTTGCCTGCCGGCATTATTGGCTTACTCATCGCTCTTCTTGCTGTGATCGGTTTTTCTATCGGTTTAGCACGCTTATTCAGCGTAACCATAGAGAAAAAAGCAGTGAAGCACCAAGCCTTAAAGCTCAGCGAACTATCCGAACAGAACATGTTAGGTCGTGTACTTCTTCAACTTAAGGGATGTACTACAGACCAACAAATGGAGGATGTTGTTGACGCCAACATTAGCCGAGAGATGCCATGGTTAAACAAAGGCATCGGGACATTGGCAGTTTTGGCAGCAATAGCACCATTAATGGGGCTTTTAGGTACCGTTGGTGGGATGATCGAAACATTTAGTGTCATCACTTCGCAAGGTGTTACTGATGGTGAACTGCTTTCAGGTGGTATTGCAGAAGCGTTACTGACCACAAAATTAGGGTTGCTTGTCGCCATTCCCCTACTAATTTTGCACTGCCTAGTTAAGACACAAGCACAACAGCTATCGGAGATTTTGGAGCATCAAGTAACCAGCTTAGTCGTAGACATCCGACACGGTAAACAAGCGTAA
- a CDS encoding tetratricopeptide repeat protein — protein sequence MRIVTLLLAMLASAATCAQVEIQTFERYQQLSQFLERDDIDIRAFERFHHNHLGDNKETLELTKSIYLQACLKLEELQCALDRTNELLELTENRANQEQLLRLAVQLNYQNGRHLDALSRFNEWRLTRVSLSSAEQSKLPSTLQAEVYTLAAHSAYQIGKWPASIEAIKTAIELNATKQRYQLLLASYQRLDAYEKEREILINVTHLYPNEVKFWSRLAQSSLYFKQPARAIAALSVVRELNQLTEPQRILLAQLQLTKGAPASAYQTLDERHPSAQYQNKFNKLKLHALLKSRQREQALQLLNLLPTDTQLETKIQLSYSEQEWDKAIALLDQQIEQQPNNPRWKLLKAIAHFELSQYAQAKPILTTLVGGKLDRSAQQWLAQIEYLSDAS from the coding sequence ATGAGAATAGTTACGCTACTTCTGGCTATGCTAGCGAGCGCTGCTACTTGCGCTCAGGTCGAGATTCAAACCTTTGAACGTTACCAACAGCTAAGCCAATTTCTAGAACGTGATGATATTGATATCCGAGCGTTTGAACGTTTTCATCACAACCATCTGGGTGACAACAAAGAGACATTAGAACTCACAAAAAGCATTTATTTGCAAGCGTGTTTGAAGCTTGAAGAACTCCAATGCGCGCTAGACAGAACCAATGAACTGTTAGAGTTAACCGAAAACAGAGCCAATCAAGAACAGTTACTGCGCCTTGCGGTTCAGCTGAATTACCAGAATGGCCGCCATTTAGACGCCCTATCTCGTTTTAATGAATGGAGATTGACCCGCGTATCACTATCAAGTGCAGAGCAATCGAAGCTCCCTTCTACATTGCAAGCTGAGGTTTATACCCTAGCGGCACACAGCGCTTATCAGATCGGGAAGTGGCCAGCGAGTATAGAGGCCATAAAAACGGCGATTGAACTAAATGCAACAAAGCAGCGCTACCAGCTTTTATTAGCAAGCTATCAACGTTTGGATGCGTATGAGAAAGAACGAGAAATATTGATCAATGTTACTCATCTTTACCCTAATGAAGTGAAGTTTTGGTCGCGCTTAGCGCAATCTAGCCTTTACTTTAAACAGCCCGCTCGCGCAATTGCTGCACTTTCAGTAGTGAGGGAGTTAAACCAACTGACTGAGCCACAAAGAATACTCTTGGCGCAACTCCAGTTGACCAAAGGAGCACCTGCAAGCGCCTATCAAACACTGGATGAGCGTCATCCTTCAGCGCAGTATCAAAACAAATTTAACAAGCTGAAGCTTCATGCTCTTCTTAAATCACGTCAACGTGAGCAAGCTCTTCAGCTGCTTAATTTGTTACCGACCGACACTCAACTAGAGACCAAAATTCAACTGAGTTACAGCGAGCAAGAATGGGATAAAGCTATCGCGCTTTTAGATCAACAAATCGAACAACAGCCCAATAATCCAAGGTGGAAGCTGTTAAAAGCGATAGCTCATTTCGAATTAAGTCAGTACGCCCAAGCAAAACCTATATTAACAACTCTGGTCGGCGGCAAACTTGATCGTTCAGCACAGCAGTGGCTCGCTCAAATTGAGTATCTGAGCGATGCTAGCTAA